One part of the Vicia villosa cultivar HV-30 ecotype Madison, WI linkage group LG6, Vvil1.0, whole genome shotgun sequence genome encodes these proteins:
- the LOC131614722 gene encoding uncharacterized protein LOC131614722 translates to MRNLNFDGDEPSTDIFYDPYTQTDARLKEGDRFRSKEACIMDIKRFHMANNVDFKVDRANVERSCVNTNVSQDHRKLSYDIICQEILPLVDKDPSLKVKTIISHIVATYNYTPSYRKAWLAKTKAIELVYGNWEDSYKRLPRFLYALQIYAPGTVTILETLPAQSPDGTCLQGNVIFHRLFWAFRPCVQGFAYCKPIIQIDGTWLYGKYKGTLLMAVAQDGNNNIFPVAFALVEGEAAGGWGFFLRNLRTHVAPNLDSV, encoded by the exons ATGAGGAACTTGAACTTTGATGGGGATGAACCATCGACTGATATTTTCTATGATCCATATACTCAAACAGATGCACGGTTAAAAGAAGGAGACAGATTTCGTTCAAAGGAGGCATGTATCATGGATATAAAAAGATTTCATATGGCAAACAATGTTGATTTTAAAGTTGATCGCGCCAACGTTGAGAG ATCGTGTGTTAACACAAATGTTTCACAAGATCACCGTAAGCTAAGTTATGATATTATATGTCAAGAAATCTTGCCTCTAGTTGACAAAGATCCATCGTTAAAGGTGAAAACGATAATCTCTCATATCGTTGCAACTTACAATTACACTCCGTCTTATAGAAAGGCGTGGCTGGCGAAGACCAAAGCGATCGAACTTGTGTATGGAAATTGGGAGGATTCGTACAAACGACTCCCACGTTTCTTATATGCGCTTCAAATTTATGCTCCTGGAACCGTTACTATTTTAGAGACCCTTCCGGCGCAATCTCCAGACGGAACGTGCCTTCAAGGAAATGTGATATTCCACAGGCTTTTCTGGGCTTTCCGCCCATGTGTTCAAGGATTTGCGTATTGCAAACCAATTATTCAAATAGATGGCACTTGGTTGTACGGAAAATATAAAGGGACCTTGTTGATGGCTGTGGCACAAGACGGAAATAATAACATTTTTCCTGTTGCGTTCGCTCTTGTGGAAGGAGAAGCTGCTGgaggttggggtttctttctcaGAAATCTTCGGACACACGTTGCCCCCAACCTGGACTCTGTTTGA
- the LOC131610076 gene encoding short-chain dehydrogenase TIC 32 B, chloroplastic-like → MVGVISLITGMAGPSGFGSASTAEKVTEGIDASNLTAIITGGASGIGLETTRVLALRNVHVIIAARSMESAEKAKQQILQENKFARVDVMKLDLCSTKSVRLFVESFLALDLPLNILINNAGIMFCPFKLSEEGIEMQFATNHLGHFLLTNLLLDKMKQTAKTSGIEGRIINLSSIAHRYPYCRKGIRFDKINDKNGYSSKKAYGQSKLANILHANELSRRLQEEGVNITANSVHPGVIMTPLMRYSSYLMKFLKIFSFYIWKNVPQGAATTCYVALHPNVKGVTGKYFVDCNEFKPSSFAKNKQLAKKLWDFSDKLINSISKA, encoded by the exons ATGGTGGGTGTTATTTCGTTGATAACAGGTATGGCTGGTCCAAGTGGGTTTGGATCAGCTTCAACTGCTGAGAAGGTTACTGAAGGAATTGATGCTAGCAACCTTACTGCTATTATAACAG GAGGAGCAAGTGGTATTGGGTTGGAGACAACAAGAGTGTTGGCTCTTAGGAATGTGCATGTCATCATTGCAGCAAGAAGCATGGAATCTGCAGAGAAAGCCAAGcaacaaatattacaagagaaCAAGTTTGCACGAGTGGATGTAATGAAACTTGACTTGTGTTCAACAAAATCTGTCAGATTATTTGTGGAGAGTTTCCTTGCTCTTGATCTTCCTCTCAACATCTTAAT AAACAATGCTGGGATCATGTTTTGTCCCTTCAAGCTTTCAGAAGAAGGGATTGAGATGCAGTTTGCAACAAACCATCTTG GTCATTTTCTATTGACAAATCTTCTTCTTGACAAAATGAAACAAACTGCAAAAACAAGTGGAATAGAGGGAAGGATCATAAATCTATCGTCAATTGCTCATAGATACCCTTACTGCAGAAAGGGGATTAGATTTGACAAGATCAATGATAAAAATGG tTATTCGAGTAAAAAGGCCTATGGACAATCCAAGTTAGCCAACATATTACATGCAAATGAACTATCCCGTCGTCTTCAG GAAGAGGGTGTGAATATTACAGCCAACTCTGTTCATCCAGGAGTAATAATGACTCCTCTTATGAGATATTCTTCTTACCTTATGa AATTCTTGAAGATCTTCAGCTTCTACATATGGAAAAACGTCCCACag GGAGCAGCTACAACATGCTATGTTGCACTTCACCCAAACGTGAAAGGTGTGACTGGGAAATACTTTGTGGATTGCAATGAATTCAAGCCAAGTTCATTTGCTAAAAATAAACAGTTAGCAAAGAAACTTTGGGATTTTAGTGACAAGTTGATCAACTCAATCTCGAAAGCTTGA